A window from Zingiber officinale cultivar Zhangliang chromosome 7A, Zo_v1.1, whole genome shotgun sequence encodes these proteins:
- the LOC122000402 gene encoding probable protein phosphatase 2C 78: MKRCFGWCSAGAGASASREGGGGSVESRDGLLWHTDLKPHSSGDFSIAVVQANDSLEDQGQVLASSSATYFGVFDGHGGPEASRFVNARLFSHLHEFASEQGGLSVEVIRKAFTATEEEFLQLVKQSWRSRPKIASAGSCCLVGAIADNVLYVANLGDSRAVLGRRGADGGAVVAERLSRDHNVAEEEVRRELTELHPDDSRIVTYNRGAWRIKGIIQVSRSIGDVYLKKPELSGDALYQKLAAPVPLTRPVVTAEPSIRIRNIKQNDLFLIFASDGLWEHLSDEAAVDIVSNNPRSGIAKRLVQAAVAEAAKKREMRYDDIKHVEKGIRRLVHDDITVIVIYLSHGGSDDGEEGEGSKFEGGNVDCTNAPVDVFSLHAA; encoded by the exons ATGAAACGGTGCTTCGGTTGGTGCTCCGCCGGCGCCGGGGCCAGCGCCAGCAGAGAAGGAGGAGGTGGCAGTGTGGAAAGCAGAGATGGGCTTCTTTGGCATACGGACCTCAAGCCGCACTCCTCCGGCGACTTCTCCATTGCCGTCGTCCAGGCTAACGACTCGCTCGAGGACCAGGGGCAGGTGCTTGCCTCATCCTCCGCCACCTACTTCGGCGTCTTCGACGGCCACGGCGGCCCGGAGGCCTCTCGCTTCGTCAACGCCCGCCTTTTCTCCCACCTCCACG AGTTCGCGTCGGAGCAAGGAGGCCTCTCCGTGGAGGTGATACGCAAGGCGTTCACCGCCACCGAGGAAGAGTTCCTGCAACTGGTTAAGCAGTCGTGGCGTTCCCGCCCAAAGATCGCGTCCGCCGGGTCGTGCTGCCTCGTCGGAGCCATCGCCGACAACGTGCTCTACGTGGCGAACCTGGGGGACTCGAGGGCGGTGCTCGGCCGGCGGGGAGCCGACGGAGGGGCGGTGGTGGCGGAGCGGCTGTCCAGGGACCACAATGTCGCGGAGGAGGAGGTGAGGAGGGAGCTGACGGAGCTCCACCCCGACGACTCCCGCATCGTCACCTACAACAGAGGCGCCTGGCGAATCAAAGGGATCATCCAG GTGTCGAGATCCATCGGCGACGTGTACCTGAAGAAGCCGGAACTCTCCGGCGACGCTCTGTATCAGAAGCTTGCCGCTCCGGTCCCCTTGACACGGCCCGTGGTGACGGCGGAGCCGTCGATAAGGATACGCAACATCAAGCAGAACGACCTATTCCTGATATTCGCATCGGACGGCCTCTGGGAACATCTGAGCGACGAAGCTGCCGTAGATATCGTCTCCAACAACCCCCGATCG GGGATAGCGAAGAGACTTGTACAAGCTGCCGTCGCCGAAGCAGCGAAGAAGAGGGAGATGAGATACGACGACATCAAACACGTGGAGAAGGGGATCAGGCGGCTGGTCCATGATGACATAACGGTCATAGTCATCTACCTCAGCCATGGCGGCAGCGACGACGGCGAAGAAGGAGAAGGTTCCAAGTTCGAGGGAGGCAATGTCGACTGCACTAATGCACCGGTGGACGTCTTCTCGCTCCATGCTGCATAA